Proteins encoded within one genomic window of Lysinibacillus louembei:
- a CDS encoding TetR/AcrR family transcriptional regulator yields MKTHSVQTERTKQFLKKSFVKMVHEKGYNAVTVKDIVTDAGYNRTTFYLHYQDKQDLVEELMQEMEALIQHYSMCKYKKDTPIDVMKMNNLSFDLFYFIYDHRDYFSLLLVMDTLPGIHRQLPDRLYYMFLHHFQFKYNNANTDDQHQKRYMAYGTAGVIQDWIESGFISSPAEMTMKVTSILGTFAKYFTIHYDDAQCT; encoded by the coding sequence TTGAAAACGCATTCAGTTCAAACAGAAAGAACAAAGCAGTTTTTGAAAAAATCATTTGTAAAAATGGTTCATGAAAAAGGTTATAATGCTGTGACAGTGAAAGATATTGTGACTGATGCTGGCTATAATCGAACAACCTTTTATTTGCACTATCAAGATAAGCAGGATTTAGTAGAAGAGCTTATGCAAGAAATGGAAGCATTAATCCAGCATTATAGTATGTGTAAATATAAAAAAGATACGCCAATTGATGTGATGAAAATGAATAATTTATCTTTTGATTTGTTCTATTTCATTTATGACCATCGTGATTATTTTTCCTTGTTACTAGTAATGGACACATTACCTGGCATTCATCGCCAATTGCCTGATAGGCTATATTATATGTTTCTTCACCATTTTCAATTTAAATATAATAATGCAAATACCGATGACCAACATCAAAAGCGCTACATGGCATACGGCACTGCGGGTGTGATTCAAGATTGGATTGAAAGTGGATTTATAAGTAGCCCAGCTGAAATGACCATGAAGGTAACCTCGATTTTAGGTACATTTGCAAAATATTTTACTATCCACTACGACGATGCTCAGTGCACATAG
- a CDS encoding helix-turn-helix transcriptional regulator: MKSKPVAQNILDGTTFEITLTEDLEEQVTYQFDDYAIALFTQTYHHLRSDYIPIHWHHALQIVWVYQGSLEYQINHEIVTISENTLLLINKKQLHSSKTINQNTNALCINFDLDFLHPKLLTAHVQPFFEDNPFASCLLPLSLEQKARLANWTQGHKPTPFSVIAFLTALLEHLLTYYDVAMKNSEEHEIAIFNQMLQFVQENYSNTITVNDLANCALINKSACNQLFRKYTRLSPIKFINKHRLYIAQSLILHTNKSISQISEEVGFNQVSYFVELFRKNYHLAPLQYRNKYRTQTKE, encoded by the coding sequence ATGAAATCAAAGCCAGTCGCGCAAAATATTTTAGATGGGACAACGTTTGAAATTACATTAACAGAGGATTTAGAGGAGCAGGTGACGTATCAGTTTGATGATTATGCAATCGCCTTATTTACGCAAACATATCATCATTTACGCTCGGATTATATACCGATTCATTGGCATCATGCACTGCAAATTGTGTGGGTGTATCAAGGCTCGCTTGAATATCAAATTAATCATGAAATTGTAACTATTTCTGAAAACACGCTTTTACTTATCAATAAAAAGCAGCTGCATAGCTCAAAAACGATTAATCAAAATACAAATGCACTTTGCATTAACTTCGACTTGGACTTTTTACATCCAAAGCTTTTGACAGCGCATGTTCAGCCATTTTTTGAAGACAATCCATTTGCTTCTTGTTTACTGCCATTATCGCTTGAGCAAAAAGCAAGGCTTGCGAACTGGACGCAAGGTCATAAACCAACACCTTTCTCAGTCATCGCCTTTTTAACAGCACTTCTCGAGCATCTACTTACATACTATGATGTGGCAATGAAAAATAGTGAGGAGCATGAAATTGCGATTTTTAATCAAATGCTGCAATTTGTACAAGAAAACTATTCAAATACGATTACGGTCAATGATTTGGCGAACTGCGCGCTCATTAATAAAAGCGCATGCAATCAGCTATTCCGAAAATACACGCGCTTATCGCCAATTAAATTTATTAATAAGCATCGCCTTTATATCGCACAAAGCTTAATTTTGCATACAAATAAATCGATTTCACAAATTAGCGAGGAAGTAGGCTTCAATCAAGTGAGCTATTTTGTGGAGCTATTTCGTAAAAATTATCATCTTGCACCACTGCAATATCGCAATAAATATCGTACACAAACAAAGGAGTAA
- a CDS encoding Zn-dependent hydrolase, giving the protein MAYDLNEGAARVIQDLKELALLTSDRDGAQRVAWTALWQTARDWYRQKAEELGAEVSMDSAGNVWTKIEGESAEAIVIGSHLDSVPNGGWLDGALGVLAGLEALRRYVTDNKKPRKTLYVVDWADEEGARYGYSCLGSSAASGSLNMAELLGRVDLHGIAFEEAATEFQVIPERMLQAHQEFLTRNITGYLELHIEQGPVLEKEHKDVACVFGAAGVERHYIDFVGQAAHAGSFPVAMRQDAFLAAAEAALEFRKLALKYKAVCTVGQVQVQPDVVTIVPGKCTISLDMRTIDMADLQKMYEEAQAVTEKIASANDVSVGWRKIYSVAPQLFDEQLIQLCEKAVEKEIGEPTKMYSGPLHDAVEMAKLVPTVMMFTMSEGGLSHTKEEHTPEPKLQIGIRAFLRLVHEVMEG; this is encoded by the coding sequence ATGGCATATGATTTAAATGAAGGAGCAGCTCGCGTTATTCAAGATTTAAAGGAGCTTGCCTTATTAACTTCTGATCGAGATGGGGCACAGCGCGTTGCTTGGACGGCGTTATGGCAAACGGCACGTGATTGGTATCGCCAAAAAGCAGAGGAGCTTGGTGCGGAAGTTTCAATGGATAGTGCTGGCAATGTTTGGACGAAAATTGAAGGCGAAAGCGCAGAGGCAATTGTCATTGGAAGCCATTTAGATAGCGTGCCAAATGGGGGCTGGCTTGACGGTGCACTAGGTGTATTAGCTGGGCTTGAGGCGTTACGACGTTATGTAACTGACAATAAAAAGCCAAGGAAAACGCTATATGTGGTCGATTGGGCAGATGAGGAAGGCGCTCGTTATGGCTATAGCTGCCTAGGCTCATCCGCAGCAAGCGGCTCTTTAAATATGGCTGAGCTATTGGGACGTGTTGATTTACACGGCATAGCTTTTGAAGAAGCAGCAACAGAGTTTCAAGTAATACCAGAAAGGATGCTACAAGCGCATCAGGAATTTTTAACGAGAAATATTACAGGCTATTTAGAGCTGCATATTGAGCAAGGGCCTGTTTTAGAAAAGGAGCACAAGGATGTGGCGTGTGTATTTGGCGCAGCAGGTGTGGAGCGCCATTATATCGATTTTGTTGGACAGGCTGCTCATGCAGGCTCATTTCCAGTAGCTATGCGTCAAGATGCCTTTCTAGCTGCGGCAGAGGCAGCATTGGAATTTAGAAAGCTTGCATTAAAATATAAGGCGGTTTGTACGGTTGGGCAAGTGCAAGTACAGCCTGATGTTGTCACAATTGTACCAGGGAAATGTACGATTTCCTTAGATATGCGTACGATAGATATGGCTGATTTGCAAAAAATGTATGAGGAAGCACAGGCTGTGACAGAAAAAATCGCGAGCGCAAATGACGTTTCAGTAGGATGGCGAAAAATTTATTCGGTCGCACCGCAATTATTCGATGAACAGCTCATTCAGTTATGTGAAAAAGCTGTTGAAAAGGAAATAGGTGAGCCAACAAAAATGTACTCTGGTCCTTTACACGATGCAGTTGAAATGGCAAAGCTTGTACCAACTGTCATGATGTTTACAATGTCTGAAGGTGGCTTATCACATACAAAGGAAGAGCACACGCCAGAGCCTAAGCTACAAATCGGGATTCGTGCATTTTTACGATTAGTTCATGAGGTGATGGAAGGATAA
- a CDS encoding M20 aminoacylase family protein — translation MNFKQQLIEWRHYLHKYPETAFEEVKTAAYVAQELRKMGLEVHENIGGMGVVANLTVGDGKRAIGIRADMDALNLHEVKELAYRSIHQGKMHACGHDGHMTTVLGAAKLLSTEKSFNGTVRFIFQSAEEIGKGAEAMMADELFERFPIDEIYGLHNMPGLPAGTIQTRPGPIMASEDNFVIRIKGKGSHASSPHMGIDPLVIAAEIILALQTIVARNINPNDTAVVSCTEIHTDGIRNAIPSNVEIKGDTRSFTPEVQAMLESRMRSICEGICAVHGAECDFEYTYEFSPTINEQRCTAVAIEAAKKIVGTDKVNESCERFMASEDFGKFLEKIPGCFVFLGSKVENEEIIPLHNAHYDYNDDVLETGAAFFAEIVRRQLQ, via the coding sequence ATGAATTTTAAACAACAGTTAATAGAATGGCGACATTATTTACACAAATACCCTGAAACAGCCTTTGAAGAGGTGAAAACAGCTGCCTATGTAGCACAGGAGCTTCGCAAAATGGGGTTAGAGGTGCATGAAAATATTGGCGGAATGGGTGTTGTAGCAAATTTAACAGTTGGCGATGGAAAAAGAGCGATTGGCATACGTGCGGATATGGATGCTTTAAATTTACATGAGGTGAAGGAGCTGGCATACCGCTCTATACATCAAGGGAAAATGCATGCATGTGGACATGATGGACATATGACAACTGTATTAGGCGCAGCAAAATTGCTATCGACAGAGAAGAGCTTTAATGGTACTGTCCGCTTTATTTTTCAGTCTGCGGAGGAAATTGGCAAAGGAGCAGAGGCGATGATGGCAGATGAGTTATTTGAGCGTTTTCCAATCGATGAAATTTATGGCTTGCACAATATGCCAGGGCTGCCAGCAGGCACGATTCAAACGCGACCAGGTCCAATTATGGCGAGCGAGGATAATTTTGTTATTCGCATTAAAGGAAAGGGCTCACACGCATCGAGTCCACATATGGGCATTGACCCACTAGTCATTGCCGCAGAAATTATTTTAGCACTGCAAACGATTGTAGCACGCAATATCAATCCAAACGATACGGCGGTTGTTTCTTGTACAGAGATTCATACAGATGGCATTCGCAATGCGATTCCTTCTAATGTAGAAATTAAAGGTGATACGAGAAGCTTTACACCAGAAGTGCAGGCAATGCTTGAAAGTCGCATGAGAAGCATTTGTGAAGGGATTTGTGCTGTACATGGTGCTGAATGTGATTTCGAATATACGTATGAATTTTCACCAACAATCAATGAGCAACGCTGTACAGCAGTAGCAATTGAAGCAGCAAAAAAAATTGTCGGAACAGACAAAGTAAATGAAAGCTGTGAGCGATTTATGGCATCAGAGGACTTCGGCAAGTTTTTAGAGAAAATCCCTGGCTGCTTCGTGTTTTTAGGCAGTAAAGTTGAAAATGAGGAAATCATTCCATTACACAATGCGCATTATGACTATAACGATGACGTATTGGAAACGGGCGCAGCATTTTTCGCTGAAATTGTAAGGAGGCAGCTACAATGA
- the dpaL gene encoding diaminopropionate ammonia-lyase has protein sequence MKLIKYERQQNPSTSVEFLGLKEAQKVQAFHQSFPQYEPTPLAMLDQLAKELYVSKLFVKDESYRFDLNAFKALGGSYAIGQYLAKKLNIEPTELTYDKLVSPEVKAQLGELTFITATDGNHGRGVAWTAKQLQQKSVVYMPKGSSQERLNHIKALGADASITDLNYDDTVRLAAEHAEQNNWVLVQDTAWENYEEIPRHIMQGYMTMVVEAYEQLKELGEKPTHIFIQAGVGSMAAAVQGFFADVYGEDRPITVVVEPDKADCLFKTAEANDGQLHYVKGDMDTIMAGLACGEPSTLGWAILKDYADAFLSCSDNIAVQGMRVLAAPMKGDIQVISGESGAVGVGAVREILRRSEYAHLKEQLMINEASKILFFSTEGDTDAAHFKKVVWDGAYSI, from the coding sequence ATGAAATTAATAAAATATGAGCGTCAACAAAATCCGAGCACAAGCGTGGAGTTTTTAGGATTAAAGGAAGCACAAAAAGTGCAAGCATTCCATCAAAGCTTTCCACAATATGAGCCAACGCCTTTAGCAATGTTAGATCAATTGGCGAAAGAATTGTATGTCAGCAAGCTTTTTGTCAAAGATGAGTCCTATCGATTTGACTTAAATGCCTTTAAAGCATTAGGTGGCTCTTATGCTATTGGACAATATTTAGCTAAAAAATTAAATATAGAGCCAACTGAATTAACATACGACAAATTAGTTTCACCAGAAGTAAAGGCACAATTAGGTGAGCTAACGTTTATTACAGCAACAGATGGCAATCATGGGCGAGGGGTAGCATGGACGGCGAAGCAGTTACAGCAAAAATCAGTTGTCTATATGCCGAAGGGCTCTTCTCAGGAAAGGCTGAACCATATTAAAGCATTAGGGGCAGATGCCTCTATTACAGACTTGAACTATGATGATACAGTTCGTTTAGCAGCTGAGCATGCAGAGCAAAATAATTGGGTTTTAGTGCAGGATACAGCGTGGGAAAACTATGAGGAAATTCCAAGGCATATTATGCAAGGTTATATGACGATGGTTGTAGAGGCATATGAGCAGCTAAAAGAATTAGGTGAAAAGCCAACACATATTTTCATTCAAGCAGGTGTTGGCTCAATGGCAGCTGCAGTGCAAGGCTTCTTTGCAGACGTCTATGGTGAAGATCGCCCAATAACAGTTGTTGTTGAACCAGATAAGGCGGATTGCTTATTTAAAACAGCTGAAGCAAATGATGGTCAGCTACATTATGTAAAAGGCGATATGGATACGATTATGGCAGGGCTTGCCTGTGGAGAGCCAAGTACATTAGGATGGGCAATTTTAAAGGATTATGCGGATGCCTTTCTTTCCTGTTCTGACAATATTGCTGTGCAAGGGATGAGGGTTTTAGCTGCGCCGATGAAGGGTGACATACAAGTGATTTCAGGTGAATCGGGAGCTGTTGGCGTAGGTGCTGTTAGGGAAATATTGAGAAGAAGTGAGTATGCACATTTAAAAGAGCAATTAATGATCAACGAAGCTTCCAAAATATTATTTTTCAGTACAGAAGGTGATACGGACGCAGCGCATTTTAAAAAGGTTGTATGGGATGGAGCATACTCCATATAA
- a CDS encoding methyl-accepting chemotaxis protein: MKLRKSLTFQLGTIIASILVVMLGISSFATYITAYKKIYEAAGIEAYGCANITTGLIAAADIEQALAGNDAKKQEISDALNWTIAHKDIFQTQYILTLDGSLLALDQHLAQAGFTIGESFHMDEKAVSALLEHKHPTYSEIYEFGGMERLSGYAPIFKDHDPTQEIIAISVIDFDANIVKERTWDVVRNGILISIFPMFLASVITGFLIRRKVKPISVLIQQAKEIANGNLAVEKTSIKNHDEVGDLALTLNQMTDNLQSMILTMRQTAYTLSNNAEKSAKTLDSMTHTMQGVANHISEVTGSITGGMHHAEKASDALVDLAKELQTMKVKADHTVENSHTTLQIARDGEQRALDINNDIALIQKGSDEVSQTVENLVASATKIQAITTTITEIAAQTNLLALNASIESARAGEHGKGFAVVAEEVRKLAEQSNREVSQVEALVQDIMANIEHVIASSKDNTKYIDQGTETVKLTTESLHAISQAVTETVEEIIEMSSIMTAEAEKSQHVVQMIQHLTANIAEIEATMNNLTNAAQQTTDSIDEVAQSSNETNEMAQALNEHVKAFTLKS; encoded by the coding sequence ATGAAGCTAAGAAAATCACTAACTTTTCAACTTGGGACAATTATCGCTAGTATTTTAGTCGTGATGTTGGGGATTAGTTCATTTGCGACATATATCACAGCTTATAAGAAAATATATGAGGCTGCGGGAATAGAAGCATATGGCTGTGCAAATATTACGACAGGCTTAATTGCAGCGGCTGATATTGAGCAGGCTCTAGCAGGAAATGATGCGAAGAAGCAAGAAATAAGCGATGCACTTAATTGGACAATTGCACATAAAGATATTTTTCAAACGCAATATATTTTAACGCTTGATGGGTCATTGCTAGCACTTGATCAGCATCTTGCGCAAGCAGGCTTTACTATTGGTGAGTCATTCCATATGGATGAAAAAGCTGTAAGCGCTTTATTAGAGCATAAGCATCCAACGTATTCTGAAATTTATGAATTTGGCGGAATGGAGCGCCTATCAGGCTATGCACCTATTTTTAAAGACCATGACCCAACGCAAGAAATTATTGCGATTAGTGTCATTGATTTTGATGCAAACATTGTCAAAGAACGCACATGGGATGTTGTGCGTAATGGTATTTTAATTAGCATTTTCCCGATGTTTTTAGCTTCGGTTATTACGGGCTTCTTAATCCGCCGTAAAGTGAAGCCAATAAGCGTATTAATTCAGCAGGCGAAGGAAATTGCAAATGGCAATTTAGCTGTTGAAAAAACATCCATTAAAAATCACGATGAAGTGGGCGACTTAGCTTTAACTTTAAATCAAATGACAGATAATTTACAAAGCATGATTTTAACAATGCGACAAACGGCATATACACTATCGAATAATGCAGAGAAATCGGCAAAAACTTTGGATAGCATGACGCATACGATGCAAGGTGTTGCCAATCATATTAGTGAGGTCACAGGCTCGATTACTGGTGGCATGCATCATGCAGAAAAAGCGAGCGACGCGCTGGTTGATTTAGCGAAAGAACTACAAACGATGAAAGTAAAGGCAGATCATACTGTAGAAAATTCGCATACTACATTGCAAATTGCGCGAGATGGAGAGCAGCGCGCATTAGATATTAACAATGATATCGCCTTGATTCAAAAAGGCTCTGATGAAGTAAGTCAAACAGTTGAAAATTTGGTTGCCTCTGCAACAAAAATTCAAGCGATTACGACAACAATTACTGAAATTGCAGCACAAACGAATTTATTAGCGCTCAACGCATCAATTGAATCAGCGCGTGCTGGTGAGCATGGTAAAGGCTTTGCTGTTGTCGCTGAGGAAGTAAGAAAGCTAGCTGAACAATCGAATCGTGAAGTATCGCAGGTTGAAGCATTAGTACAGGACATTATGGCAAATATTGAGCATGTTATTGCATCATCCAAGGACAACACGAAATACATTGACCAAGGTACAGAAACCGTCAAGCTTACAACCGAATCTTTACACGCCATTTCGCAGGCTGTAACAGAAACGGTTGAAGAGATTATCGAAATGTCCTCAATAATGACAGCGGAGGCAGAAAAATCACAGCATGTCGTGCAAATGATTCAGCACTTAACGGCCAATATAGCTGAAATTGAAGCAACGATGAACAACTTAACAAATGCTGCACAGCAAACGACAGACAGCATCGACGAAGTAGCACAAAGCTCAAATGAAACAAACGAAATGGCGCAAGCGCTAAATGAGCATGTAAAGGCATTTACGTTGAAATCATAA
- a CDS encoding YdbC family protein, whose protein sequence is MADIKYEIIEHIGVLSQSPKGWKKELNRISWNGNAPKYDIREWAPEHEKMGKGITLSEEEVQVLKELLAK, encoded by the coding sequence ATGGCAGACATTAAATACGAAATTATTGAGCATATCGGTGTACTTTCACAATCACCAAAAGGCTGGAAAAAGGAATTAAATCGTATTAGCTGGAATGGCAATGCACCAAAATATGATATTCGTGAATGGGCACCAGAACATGAGAAAATGGGAAAAGGGATTACGTTGTCGGAGGAAGAAGTACAGGTTTTAAAGGAATTGTTAGCTAAATAG
- a CDS encoding 5'-nucleotidase C-terminal domain-containing protein, giving the protein MGKINKSIAMLSIAVLIFATSIFFTQSTASAQEDKDIHITLLATSDIHGRSMPWDYATDGENLTGSLTQLYTIIKKVRQENPNTILLENGDLIQDNSAELFNDQPQSPMMVAANEMGYEAWTYGNHEFNFGLDVLDKVSSQFNGERLAGNVYKENGERYLPAYTIIEREGVKIGVIGMVTPLITEYEKGTNHLDGLVVKNPVDETKKAVKELEGKVDVMIGLMHMGLENENGVPGTGVKEMANAVPELAAIFAGHNHVLINKEEVNGVVITEPNRYGTHISRIDLTFTREGEQLTLKEKDASTIPVKNEDGTFVESDKGLEEILKPYHEFARADANVEVAQLKGTDLVPDNEIKGIPSVHIQETPLSDFFHEVMLHYSKADVVAHQIDNDKASLDVGPIKKKDIAYNYQFAGGEVSVYEVTGQDLKDYMEWAVGYFNSTRDGDVTVSFDKTRRASKYSTNDYFGNVQYDIDLTEPAGNRIKNLRKLDGTPIKMEDNLTLGMNAYRMDFLVSKGQALEGRKFNMIWSSKEESAYGETGGTIRNLAIRYLKEEMNGVYEPVIKDNWKIIGVDTTSPARAAVVELINKDILTVPTSEDGKYTNIASINIKDAITAEEIATLATKAGVDADQFKNVKTTGEFYQQLVKAMNAPTAEPEKEAEKPVEKPAPEKQQPEKPKPTVTQPKSTKGTVTAYHLNVRSNPSNTGKVYGTIAKNTEITILGNEKGWYKISYKGKTAYVYSKYVKVKSK; this is encoded by the coding sequence ATGGGGAAAATTAATAAGAGTATAGCGATGCTTAGTATTGCTGTCTTAATTTTTGCTACAAGTATTTTCTTTACACAATCAACCGCTAGTGCACAAGAAGACAAGGATATACATATTACGCTTCTTGCAACATCGGACATTCACGGGCGCTCTATGCCTTGGGATTATGCAACAGATGGAGAGAATTTAACGGGGAGCTTGACACAGCTATACACAATTATTAAAAAAGTTCGTCAAGAAAACCCAAATACAATTTTATTGGAAAACGGTGATTTAATACAAGATAATTCTGCTGAATTATTTAATGACCAACCGCAATCTCCAATGATGGTTGCAGCAAATGAAATGGGCTATGAAGCTTGGACATATGGCAATCATGAGTTTAATTTCGGCTTGGATGTATTAGATAAAGTTTCTAGCCAATTTAATGGCGAGCGCCTTGCAGGAAATGTTTATAAGGAAAATGGGGAACGTTATTTACCAGCCTATACAATTATTGAACGTGAAGGCGTGAAAATCGGTGTGATTGGGATGGTTACCCCATTAATTACAGAGTATGAAAAAGGTACAAATCATTTAGATGGATTAGTTGTAAAAAATCCAGTAGATGAAACGAAAAAAGCAGTGAAAGAATTAGAAGGCAAAGTAGATGTGATGATTGGTCTTATGCATATGGGCTTGGAAAATGAAAACGGTGTTCCAGGAACAGGTGTTAAAGAAATGGCGAATGCTGTGCCAGAGCTTGCTGCTATTTTTGCAGGACACAACCATGTATTGATTAATAAAGAAGAAGTGAACGGCGTTGTTATCACAGAGCCTAATCGATACGGAACGCATATTTCACGCATTGATTTAACGTTTACACGTGAAGGTGAGCAGCTAACATTAAAAGAAAAAGATGCATCGACAATTCCTGTAAAAAACGAGGATGGCACATTTGTTGAGTCAGACAAGGGGTTAGAAGAAATCTTAAAGCCTTATCATGAATTTGCACGTGCAGATGCAAATGTTGAAGTAGCTCAATTAAAAGGAACAGACCTTGTGCCTGACAATGAAATCAAAGGTATTCCTTCTGTACACATTCAAGAAACGCCTTTATCAGATTTCTTCCATGAAGTAATGCTTCATTATAGTAAGGCAGATGTGGTAGCACATCAAATTGATAATGATAAAGCGTCATTGGATGTAGGACCGATTAAGAAAAAGGATATCGCTTATAATTATCAATTTGCTGGTGGAGAAGTATCTGTTTATGAAGTAACAGGTCAAGATTTAAAGGATTATATGGAATGGGCTGTGGGTTATTTCAATAGCACACGCGATGGAGATGTAACGGTTAGCTTTGATAAAACGCGACGTGCATCTAAATATAGCACAAATGACTATTTCGGTAATGTTCAGTATGATATTGATTTAACAGAGCCAGCAGGCAACAGAATCAAAAATCTTCGCAAATTAGATGGCACACCAATTAAGATGGAAGACAATTTAACACTTGGTATGAATGCATACCGAATGGACTTCCTTGTATCTAAAGGCCAAGCACTTGAAGGGCGCAAATTTAATATGATTTGGTCTTCGAAAGAGGAAAGTGCTTATGGGGAAACAGGTGGTACAATTCGTAATTTAGCGATTCGCTATTTGAAAGAAGAAATGAACGGTGTCTATGAGCCTGTTATTAAGGATAACTGGAAAATTATCGGTGTTGATACAACATCGCCTGCTCGTGCGGCAGTTGTTGAGCTAATCAATAAAGATATTTTAACAGTACCAACATCAGAGGATGGCAAATATACAAATATCGCTTCGATTAATATTAAAGATGCGATTACAGCAGAAGAAATCGCAACATTAGCAACAAAAGCTGGTGTAGATGCAGATCAATTCAAGAATGTAAAAACGACAGGTGAGTTTTATCAGCAGCTTGTAAAAGCAATGAATGCACCTACAGCTGAGCCAGAAAAAGAGGCAGAGAAGCCTGTAGAAAAGCCAGCACCAGAAAAGCAGCAGCCTGAAAAACCAAAGCCTACTGTAACGCAGCCAAAATCAACAAAAGGAACTGTGACAGCTTATCACTTAAACGTTCGTTCAAATCCATCGAACACAGGAAAAGTATATGGAACGATTGCAAAAAATACAGAAATTACGATTTTAGGCAATGAAAAAGGCTGGTACAAAATTTCTTATAAAGGTAAAACAGCTTACGTTTATAGCAAATATGTAAAGGTTAAAAGCAAGTAG
- a CDS encoding transglutaminase domain-containing protein, which yields MLSELSNLIIFAAVCLIAALLFIFSLKSYLMQVNVRRHLKKELRLNRAEIRQTKGNKAQRFEAYKRVYNNAVYNGRRFRTRRKQRKYEQRLNDELNLMVKNPLTALFSWLKSVVFGAATVILLLSSLLFGSIAVDEFRASSLTLPTVNPQIALKLDSDFNFDLEQQVNQLLNMFTEKPSSFNVEKVATANIAPVYKESDYPAAVTNGEQLGQAMAYHMGQFESDFMIEYYGDATDLQQIVNAAMNWLEGHEPYLSRLRRELSWQATDYRNGYVEFKIEVTYDMTAEQNALVKGIVKQIVSAMPSDLSTVDKVKYVNDYIVTNTKYNLNSQESPYTPYSILVNGEGVCEGYALTALLLLEELNIETKYISGEVTSGELHAWNLVKLDGEWYHLDVTWNDPVPDQGSKVFYNYFLISDEQISKDHFWDTAKYPTTASEGYM from the coding sequence ATGCTTAGTGAACTCAGCAATTTAATCATATTTGCGGCTGTTTGCTTAATTGCTGCTCTGTTATTTATCTTTTCATTAAAATCATATTTAATGCAAGTGAATGTGCGACGCCATTTAAAGAAGGAGCTACGGCTGAATCGTGCAGAGATTAGGCAGACGAAGGGCAATAAGGCGCAGCGCTTTGAGGCGTATAAACGTGTCTACAATAATGCGGTTTATAATGGGCGCCGTTTTAGAACAAGGCGCAAGCAGAGAAAGTATGAGCAACGTCTAAACGATGAACTGAATTTAATGGTTAAAAATCCATTGACAGCACTTTTCTCATGGTTAAAGTCAGTCGTGTTCGGCGCGGCGACAGTTATTTTACTGCTTTCTAGCTTATTGTTTGGCTCAATTGCTGTAGATGAATTTAGGGCATCCTCTTTAACATTGCCAACAGTAAATCCGCAAATTGCGTTGAAGCTAGATAGCGATTTTAATTTTGATTTGGAGCAGCAGGTCAATCAATTGTTGAATATGTTTACGGAGAAGCCTTCAAGCTTTAATGTTGAGAAGGTTGCAACAGCCAATATTGCACCTGTTTATAAGGAGAGCGATTACCCAGCAGCAGTTACGAACGGAGAGCAGCTTGGACAGGCGATGGCCTACCATATGGGGCAATTTGAAAGCGATTTTATGATTGAATATTACGGCGATGCAACTGATTTGCAGCAAATCGTCAATGCTGCAATGAATTGGCTAGAGGGGCATGAGCCTTATTTATCGCGTTTACGTAGAGAGCTATCTTGGCAAGCGACAGATTATCGTAACGGATACGTGGAGTTTAAAATTGAAGTAACATACGATATGACAGCAGAGCAAAATGCACTTGTCAAAGGGATAGTGAAACAAATTGTTAGTGCAATGCCTAGTGATCTATCCACTGTAGATAAGGTGAAATATGTAAATGATTATATTGTAACGAATACAAAATACAATTTGAATAGCCAGGAAAGCCCATATACACCGTATTCAATTTTAGTGAATGGTGAAGGTGTATGCGAAGGCTATGCGTTAACAGCCTTGCTTTTATTAGAGGAGCTAAATATAGAGACGAAATATATTTCTGGTGAGGTTACTTCTGGCGAGCTACATGCGTGGAATTTAGTGAAGCTGGATGGGGAGTGGTATCATTTAGATGTAACATGGAATGACCCTGTTCCAGACCAAGGCAGTAAGGTGTTTTACAATTATTTTTTAATTTCAGATGAGCAAATTTCAAAGGACCATTTTTGGGATACCGCGAAATACCCTACTACTGCAAGTGAGGGCTATATGTAA